One region of Halomicrobium sp. LC1Hm genomic DNA includes:
- a CDS encoding type II toxin-antitoxin system RatA family toxin: MDSVDVSTVVYVSPEEVYEFLMDFPGYARYSKYLTDVEQRGDGTPGTQYALRFAWWKLSYTARSEVVAVDPPDQIDWKITKDLDATGRWQITSLPEERPADEDHATEVRLTVNFDPGSASSSALDLPRLVSMDWVIEKVKPLIQEEAERVVERIVADLEGRRRDVELTIHTSPDTV, encoded by the coding sequence GTGGACTCCGTCGACGTCAGCACCGTCGTATACGTCTCGCCAGAGGAAGTCTACGAGTTCCTGATGGACTTCCCCGGCTACGCTCGCTACTCGAAGTACCTCACGGACGTAGAGCAACGCGGCGACGGGACGCCGGGCACGCAGTACGCGCTCCGCTTTGCCTGGTGGAAGCTCAGCTACACCGCCAGATCCGAGGTCGTCGCCGTCGATCCGCCGGACCAGATCGACTGGAAGATCACGAAAGACCTCGACGCCACCGGTCGCTGGCAGATCACGTCGCTCCCGGAAGAGCGACCCGCAGACGAGGACCACGCCACCGAAGTGCGACTCACGGTGAACTTCGATCCGGGGTCGGCGTCGTCGAGCGCGCTCGACCTCCCGCGGCTGGTGTCGATGGACTGGGTGATCGAGAAGGTAAAGCCGCTGATCCAGGAAGAGGCAGAGCGCGTGGTCGAGCGGATCGTCGCCGATCTGGAGGGGCGTCGGCGCGACGTGGAACTGACGATTCACACCAGTCCCGACACCGTGTAA
- a CDS encoding cation:proton antiporter, with the protein MIELSTALQGVAALFVCFAIVALYRVYQGPTPHDRVIAVNVVGTNTVIAIALLAGAFDDQLFLDVALVYALLNFLLSIAFSKFNVERGGVL; encoded by the coding sequence ATGATTGAACTGTCCACTGCCCTGCAGGGCGTCGCGGCGCTGTTCGTCTGCTTCGCCATCGTCGCCCTCTATCGCGTGTATCAGGGACCGACACCCCACGACCGCGTGATCGCCGTCAACGTCGTGGGCACCAACACCGTCATCGCCATCGCGCTGCTCGCAGGTGCGTTCGACGACCAGCTGTTCCTCGACGTGGCGCTGGTCTACGCGCTGTTGAACTTCCTGCTGAGCATCGCGTTCTCGAAGTTCAACGTCGAGCGCGGGGGTGTGCTGTGA
- the mnhG gene encoding monovalent cation/H(+) antiporter subunit G: MEPIGWLAVGLAVVGAFFGFVAAVGLVRLPDVYTRTHAASKSDTLAAVLSLAGAAIAIQSELATIKAVLLLVFIFLTNPTAAHAIARAADDQGIEPWTTDDTEVTDSADDS, translated from the coding sequence ATGGAGCCGATCGGCTGGCTCGCTGTCGGCCTCGCGGTCGTCGGTGCCTTCTTCGGGTTCGTCGCGGCCGTCGGGCTGGTGCGGCTGCCCGACGTGTACACCCGCACCCACGCGGCCTCCAAGAGCGACACGCTGGCCGCCGTGCTGTCGCTGGCCGGCGCTGCCATCGCGATCCAGTCGGAGCTGGCGACGATCAAGGCCGTCCTGTTGCTGGTGTTTATCTTCCTGACGAACCCGACGGCCGCCCACGCCATCGCTCGCGCTGCCGACGACCAGGGCATCGAACCGTGGACGACCGACGACACGGAGGTGACTGACAGTGCCGACGACAGTTGA
- a CDS encoding cation:proton antiporter subunit C: MIDTFLTHYNYYAVVALLGIGVYMLVESSNLVKKVIGMNVFQTGIFLFFVTTAYRSGAGPAVVYEGAGPYVSPLPHVLILTAIVVGVSLTAVALALIVRIYAEYGTLDEEVLRELDHD; encoded by the coding sequence GTGATCGACACGTTCCTGACACACTACAACTACTACGCAGTCGTCGCGTTGCTCGGGATCGGCGTCTACATGCTCGTCGAGTCGAGCAACCTCGTGAAGAAAGTCATCGGGATGAACGTCTTCCAGACGGGGATCTTCCTGTTTTTTGTGACGACGGCCTACCGCAGCGGTGCCGGCCCGGCCGTCGTCTACGAGGGGGCGGGACCCTACGTCAGTCCGCTCCCGCACGTGCTGATCCTGACCGCGATCGTCGTCGGCGTGAGCCTGACGGCCGTCGCACTCGCCCTGATCGTCCGCATCTACGCGGAGTACGGGACGCTCGACGAGGAGGTGCTGCGAGAACTCGACCATGATTGA
- a CDS encoding Na(+)/H(+) antiporter subunit D, which produces MTGLATVPPVFVLLAVALLVAVLPRRVGHGLGVLATGALVPWSLSISAGVYHDVTFLGFDAVLLNVDEFSRLMGLIFGIIGAVAVLYSLASDAERVQTAFALSYVATSVGAVFAGDWLTLIFFWELMAVTSTLLVWHYGGKAIRAGFRYALLHGLGGSLLMGAILWHYSVAGTFLFTGDGIAAGPAAILAALGIGVNVGFVGLHTWLPDTYPRPHIAASVFLCVFTTKTGVYGMYRAFPDGHLLIAYMGGAMAVFGVFYALLQNDMRRLLSYHIQSQVGYMVAGVGIGSVLGVGGAFAHVFNHILYKALLFMTAGVVIYRTGEESLKKLGGLAREMPVTAGAFSVAALSIAGFPGFNGFVSKGIVISASHYDFKTEALVHVGEYTGLELLLLLGGVGTFMSFIKFGYYAFFHGEHDGEVRDANRGQSVAMVVVAVLCVVYGLYDAALFSILPVDVTAESLAHPYKTYTVPHVAEGVVLAVLGLIGFYATKKPLSKLGRVPDLDRIYNPAVFYGARGLVLGTIRLYGAVDRVAVRTATTATAVATHPERVAERFEPSNQDDGPVTLRAGIGLSVLVLALFVTVGLILLF; this is translated from the coding sequence ATGACGGGGCTGGCGACTGTCCCGCCGGTGTTCGTCCTGCTGGCGGTCGCGCTGCTGGTGGCCGTGCTCCCCCGCCGCGTCGGTCACGGGCTGGGGGTCCTCGCGACGGGCGCGCTGGTCCCGTGGTCGCTGTCGATCTCGGCTGGCGTCTACCACGACGTGACCTTCCTCGGGTTCGACGCCGTCTTGCTGAACGTCGACGAGTTCTCGCGGCTGATGGGCCTGATCTTCGGGATCATCGGTGCCGTGGCGGTGCTGTACTCGCTGGCCAGCGACGCCGAGCGAGTCCAGACGGCGTTCGCACTCTCCTACGTCGCGACCAGCGTCGGCGCGGTGTTTGCCGGTGACTGGCTCACACTCATCTTCTTCTGGGAGCTGATGGCCGTCACCAGCACGCTGCTGGTCTGGCACTACGGCGGCAAGGCCATCCGGGCTGGCTTTCGCTACGCCCTGCTGCACGGCCTCGGCGGCAGCCTCCTGATGGGGGCGATCCTCTGGCACTACAGCGTGGCGGGGACGTTCCTCTTTACCGGCGACGGGATCGCAGCCGGACCCGCCGCGATCCTGGCCGCGCTGGGAATCGGCGTCAACGTCGGCTTCGTTGGCCTGCACACCTGGCTGCCAGACACCTACCCGCGCCCGCACATCGCCGCCAGCGTGTTCCTCTGTGTGTTCACGACCAAGACCGGCGTCTACGGCATGTACCGGGCGTTCCCCGACGGCCACCTGCTGATCGCCTACATGGGCGGTGCGATGGCCGTCTTCGGCGTCTTCTACGCCCTGCTCCAGAACGACATGCGGCGGCTCCTCTCCTATCACATCCAGTCACAGGTCGGGTACATGGTCGCCGGTGTCGGTATCGGATCGGTGCTCGGCGTCGGCGGGGCCTTCGCCCACGTGTTCAACCACATCCTCTACAAGGCCCTGCTGTTCATGACTGCCGGAGTCGTCATCTACCGGACCGGCGAGGAGAGCCTGAAGAAACTCGGTGGCCTCGCCCGCGAGATGCCGGTCACGGCCGGTGCGTTCAGCGTCGCGGCCCTCTCGATCGCCGGGTTCCCCGGCTTCAACGGCTTCGTCAGCAAGGGCATCGTCATCTCGGCGAGCCACTACGACTTCAAGACGGAGGCGCTGGTCCACGTCGGCGAGTACACCGGACTTGAGTTGCTCCTCTTGCTCGGCGGCGTGGGCACGTTCATGTCGTTCATCAAGTTCGGCTACTACGCCTTCTTCCACGGCGAGCACGACGGCGAGGTGAGAGACGCCAACCGCGGCCAGAGCGTCGCGATGGTCGTCGTCGCCGTCCTCTGTGTGGTCTACGGGCTCTACGACGCGGCGCTGTTCTCGATTCTCCCCGTCGACGTGACCGCCGAGAGCCTCGCACACCCCTACAAGACCTACACGGTACCCCACGTCGCCGAGGGCGTCGTCCTCGCAGTGCTTGGCCTCATCGGGTTCTACGCCACGAAAAAGCCCCTCTCGAAGCTCGGACGCGTGCCGGACCTGGACCGCATCTACAACCCGGCGGTGTTCTACGGCGCGCGCGGCCTCGTCCTGGGGACGATCCGACTGTACGGCGCGGTCGACCGCGTCGCCGTCCGGACGGCGACCACCGCGACCGCCGTCGCGACCCACCCCGAACGGGTGGCCGAACGGTTCGAGCCCAGCAATCAGGACGACGGCCCCGTGACGCTGCGGGCCGGCATCGGCCTCAGCGTCCTCGTGCTCGCGCTGTTCGTCACGGTCGGGCTGATCCTGCTGTTCTGA
- a CDS encoding monovalent cation/H+ antiporter subunit D family protein, with protein sequence MIEHAPVLVIVLPIVGGALPLLFGLFTDRLGWPIATVTLLGQTVLAVALAMTVVDGGAVSYVPGGFVAPYGIELVVDGLSAVVLVLIAVVSLGVLAYARRAGPHADSFYGQYLLLVAGLSGMTATGDVFNLYVFLEITGLAAYGLVASGRSASAAVAALKYLIIGTIGASLYLLGAGYLLAATGTLNMADLAVKLADAGYDSTLVLTAFGLMVGGLAVKVALYPLHTWQPDAYAAAHDTVSTLISALVSTVAAYALARLLFSVFTVGFFDAVPIAQTALLTVAAVSIVAGSLLAVAQSDVQRMLAYSSVSQFGLVIAGFAVGTQAAIVGALVHLVGHAVMKGGLFAATGIVERRTGARRLAEYAGLGKRAPVTAAAIAVLLFAMVGVPPAVGFVGKWYIVVGAVEAGTWSLVVVLLASTLLTLAYFARLFERMYFTAPPSASTTDVTPVPDGGDGREAVSTGMVAVVVAAALLAVVLGGTAPLVEQIVEQTVSTFPHP encoded by the coding sequence ATGATTGAACACGCCCCTGTCCTTGTGATCGTGCTGCCGATCGTCGGCGGCGCGCTCCCGCTACTGTTCGGACTGTTCACCGACCGTCTCGGCTGGCCGATCGCGACGGTGACGCTGCTGGGCCAGACCGTCCTCGCCGTCGCACTGGCGATGACGGTGGTCGACGGCGGCGCGGTGTCGTACGTCCCGGGCGGGTTCGTCGCCCCCTACGGGATCGAACTGGTCGTCGACGGGCTCTCGGCGGTCGTGCTCGTCCTGATCGCCGTCGTCTCCCTGGGCGTGCTCGCGTACGCTCGTCGGGCGGGCCCCCACGCGGACAGCTTCTACGGGCAGTACCTACTGTTGGTCGCCGGTCTCTCCGGGATGACCGCCACCGGCGACGTGTTCAACCTCTACGTCTTCCTGGAGATCACGGGGCTGGCCGCCTACGGCCTCGTCGCGAGCGGCCGGTCTGCCAGTGCCGCCGTGGCCGCGCTGAAGTACCTCATCATCGGGACGATCGGCGCGTCGCTGTACCTGCTCGGTGCGGGCTACCTGCTCGCGGCGACGGGAACGCTCAACATGGCCGATCTGGCGGTCAAGCTCGCCGACGCGGGCTACGACTCGACGCTCGTACTGACGGCGTTCGGGCTGATGGTCGGCGGCCTCGCGGTCAAGGTCGCGCTCTACCCGCTGCACACCTGGCAGCCCGACGCCTACGCCGCCGCCCACGACACCGTGAGCACGCTCATCTCGGCGCTGGTCTCGACGGTCGCGGCTTACGCGCTGGCACGCCTGCTGTTCTCGGTCTTTACCGTCGGCTTCTTCGACGCCGTGCCGATCGCACAGACGGCGCTGTTGACCGTCGCCGCGGTCAGTATCGTCGCCGGGAGCCTGCTGGCCGTCGCCCAGTCGGACGTACAGCGAATGCTGGCGTACTCTTCGGTGTCGCAGTTCGGGCTGGTGATCGCCGGCTTCGCGGTGGGGACCCAGGCGGCCATCGTCGGTGCGCTCGTCCACCTCGTGGGCCACGCCGTCATGAAGGGCGGACTCTTTGCCGCGACCGGAATCGTCGAGCGACGGACCGGCGCACGACGGCTCGCGGAGTACGCGGGACTCGGCAAGCGCGCACCCGTCACGGCGGCCGCCATTGCCGTGCTCCTGTTCGCGATGGTCGGCGTCCCACCGGCAGTCGGCTTCGTCGGCAAGTGGTACATCGTCGTCGGCGCGGTCGAGGCGGGCACGTGGTCGCTCGTCGTCGTCTTGCTCGCGAGTACGCTGCTGACGCTGGCGTACTTCGCGCGGCTGTTCGAGCGGATGTACTTCACCGCGCCGCCCTCGGCCAGTACCACGGACGTGACGCCGGTGCCGGACGGCGGTGACGGACGCGAGGCGGTGTCGACGGGGATGGTGGCCGTCGTCGTCGCCGCGGCCCTGCTGGCGGTCGTCCTCGGCGGGACCGCACCCCTGGTCGAACAGATCGTCGAACAGACTGTCAGTACTTTCCCACACCCATGA
- the coaBC gene encoding bifunctional phosphopantothenoylcysteine decarboxylase/phosphopantothenate--cysteine ligase CoaBC gives MLSGVNVVLGVTGSIAAVKTVELAHELRRQGATVRAVVTDSASGIVHPWAVEFATDGEVVTELTGAVEHVELCGVDGWGDVLLIAPATANTVGKIAGAIDDSPVTTCATTALGADLPVVVAPAMHEPMYDHPGVLDAIDRVESWGVDFVAPRLEEGKAKIASEDAIVAATARAAGERPLAGEHVVVTSGATTESIDPLRTLSNRASGRTGRALARACYVAGADVTLVHDGPDVPVAEVRRVESAAEMTAATTEACADADALLSAAAISDYTVEQRDRKIKSGESSLTLELSPTPKLVDTVRSERPELPIVGFKAETDVDDETLVERAREIRDRVDMAFVVANDAAVMGAERTRALLVGDDVSTYEGGKQGLGRRVVAALTEHL, from the coding sequence ATGCTTTCGGGAGTGAACGTCGTCCTGGGGGTGACCGGCTCGATCGCGGCGGTCAAGACCGTCGAACTCGCCCACGAGCTTCGCCGCCAGGGCGCGACCGTCCGGGCCGTCGTCACCGACAGCGCGTCGGGTATCGTCCACCCGTGGGCCGTCGAGTTCGCGACGGACGGCGAGGTGGTGACGGAGCTGACGGGAGCGGTCGAACACGTCGAACTGTGTGGCGTCGACGGGTGGGGCGACGTGTTGCTGATCGCGCCAGCGACCGCCAACACGGTCGGCAAGATCGCGGGTGCGATCGACGACTCGCCCGTGACGACGTGTGCGACGACGGCGCTGGGCGCGGATCTCCCGGTCGTCGTCGCACCGGCCATGCACGAGCCGATGTACGACCACCCCGGCGTGCTCGACGCGATCGACCGCGTCGAGTCGTGGGGCGTCGACTTCGTGGCCCCACGGCTCGAAGAGGGGAAAGCGAAGATCGCCAGCGAGGACGCGATCGTCGCCGCGACGGCGCGTGCAGCCGGCGAGCGCCCCCTCGCTGGCGAGCACGTCGTCGTCACGAGCGGCGCGACGACGGAGTCGATCGACCCGCTCAGGACGCTGTCGAACCGGGCGTCGGGGCGCACCGGTCGGGCGCTCGCTCGCGCTTGCTACGTCGCCGGAGCCGACGTGACGCTGGTCCACGACGGTCCGGACGTGCCCGTCGCGGAGGTCCGTCGCGTCGAGAGCGCCGCCGAGATGACGGCGGCGACCACGGAGGCCTGTGCGGACGCCGACGCGCTCCTCTCGGCGGCGGCGATCTCGGATTACACCGTCGAGCAGCGCGACCGCAAGATCAAGTCCGGCGAGTCCTCGCTGACCTTGGAGCTGTCGCCGACGCCGAAGCTGGTCGACACCGTTCGATCCGAGCGGCCGGAACTGCCGATCGTCGGCTTCAAAGCCGAGACCGACGTGGACGACGAGACGCTCGTCGAACGGGCCCGCGAGATTCGCGACCGCGTCGACATGGCGTTCGTCGTCGCCAACGACGCCGCCGTGATGGGTGCCGAGCGAACGCGGGCGCTGCTGGTCGGGGACGACGTATCGACCTACGAGGGCGGCAAGCAGGGCCTCGGACGGCGGGTCGTCGCGGCGCTGACGGAACATCTGTAA
- a CDS encoding monovalent cation/H+ antiporter subunit E, which produces MTSNTRTFLVPVAKSVTLRDTVSYAIETAGDAAETGEATVHFVVVASGRAIDPDGPDELAADRELLERVEAWAQEDRSEADGIAVETDIVGLDRYLFSPGEYAETLIEYATANGVDRIVLDPEYDPGGSAPMLRPLQVDLARSEIEIEEAPVERQTRQTVLARAETLRKAAVVFGASLLFYLVLGSLSLFDVLTGAVTAGIVAVLLAPVAFSEQPSFGRLGRQVVRVALYAPFLLWEITKANVEVAYVVLHPSLPIDPKMVRLRAAVWGDTPVTTLANSITLTPGTLTVDVAKRSFTIHSLTQSARDDLFDGVLERAVRFVFYGRAAARIASPAERDDGEVIDD; this is translated from the coding sequence GTGACATCAAACACACGAACGTTCCTGGTGCCGGTCGCCAAGTCGGTGACGTTACGCGACACCGTCTCGTACGCGATCGAGACGGCCGGTGACGCGGCCGAAACCGGGGAAGCGACCGTTCATTTCGTCGTCGTCGCCAGTGGCAGAGCTATCGATCCCGACGGCCCGGACGAGCTGGCCGCCGACAGGGAACTGCTCGAACGTGTCGAGGCCTGGGCCCAGGAAGACCGCAGCGAGGCGGACGGGATCGCAGTCGAGACCGACATCGTCGGCCTCGACAGATATCTCTTCTCGCCCGGCGAGTACGCCGAGACGCTCATCGAGTACGCGACAGCGAACGGGGTCGACCGGATCGTCCTCGATCCCGAGTACGATCCCGGCGGCTCCGCGCCGATGTTGCGTCCGCTGCAGGTCGATCTCGCGCGCAGCGAGATCGAGATCGAAGAGGCACCGGTCGAACGACAGACCCGACAGACCGTACTCGCGCGTGCCGAAACCCTTCGGAAAGCAGCCGTCGTCTTCGGGGCGTCGCTGCTGTTTTACCTCGTTCTGGGATCACTGTCGCTGTTCGACGTACTGACCGGCGCGGTGACGGCCGGCATCGTCGCGGTCCTGCTGGCCCCCGTCGCCTTCAGCGAACAGCCGTCGTTCGGACGGCTCGGACGCCAGGTCGTGCGAGTGGCGCTGTACGCGCCCTTCCTGCTGTGGGAGATCACGAAGGCCAACGTCGAGGTCGCGTACGTGGTGTTACACCCCTCGCTGCCGATCGACCCCAAGATGGTCCGCCTCCGGGCGGCCGTCTGGGGGGATACGCCGGTGACGACGCTGGCAAACAGCATCACGCTCACGCCGGGCACGCTGACCGTCGACGTGGCAAAGCGCTCTTTCACGATCCACTCGCTGACCCAGTCGGCGCGGGACGATCTCTTCGACGGCGTGCTCGAACGGGCCGTTCGATTCGTCTTCTACGGCCGTGCCGCCGCTCGGATCGCGAGTCCGGCCGAGCGCGACGACGGGGAGGTAATCGATGATTGA
- a CDS encoding halocyanin domain-containing protein: MTEGSADVSRRGFMRTAAGAATAAGAAGTVAAQEEEGGDGGGGGTPDYGGWFSNTSNFDETVDATGQDTVTVEVGTQANGGAFGFGPAAVHVDNGATVEFEWTGEGGRHNVVSDGDGPLDSGDAVDTTGVEYEHTFEEDGIYKYYCVPHESLGMLGAVVVGSDYPTADSGGGGGGGGGGASSAAPAVPESIKSLGVAASVVMTATLGLAYVFMKYGGDYDTPE, translated from the coding sequence ATGACAGAGGGTTCAGCCGACGTGTCACGCCGTGGGTTCATGCGGACGGCCGCGGGCGCGGCGACCGCTGCCGGGGCGGCCGGAACCGTGGCGGCCCAGGAAGAAGAGGGCGGCGACGGTGGCGGTGGCGGCACCCCGGACTACGGCGGATGGTTCAGCAACACGAGCAACTTCGACGAGACCGTCGACGCGACGGGTCAGGACACCGTGACCGTCGAGGTCGGCACCCAGGCCAACGGCGGGGCCTTTGGCTTCGGACCGGCGGCCGTCCACGTGGACAACGGCGCGACTGTGGAGTTCGAGTGGACCGGCGAAGGCGGGCGACACAACGTCGTCTCCGACGGCGACGGCCCACTCGACTCGGGCGATGCCGTCGATACGACCGGCGTCGAGTACGAACACACCTTCGAGGAGGACGGCATCTACAAGTACTACTGTGTCCCCCACGAGAGCCTCGGCATGCTCGGGGCCGTCGTCGTCGGCTCCGACTACCCGACTGCCGACTCCGGCGGTGGCGGTGGCGGCGGTGGCGGCGGTGCCAGTAGCGCAGCGCCGGCCGTCCCCGAGAGCATCAAGTCCCTCGGCGTCGCCGCGTCGGTCGTGATGACCGCGACGCTGGGACTGGCCTACGTGTTCATGAAGTACGGCGGCGACTACGACACCCCGGAGTAG
- a CDS encoding cation:proton antiporter, whose product MIDPSLRPVLAILASLLAIPLIFATSSRRNLREGVTIAAALTKFGLIASLVPSVIWGGETYEASLFTLASGIELALEVDALGLLFGLLASLLWIVTSFYSIGYMRGLDEHAQTRYFASFAASLAAAVGVAFASNLLTLFVFYELLTVATYPLVTHDETDEARAAGRKYLTYTFGGGVAVLAGTVLLYAATETTAFTPGGIAELATTDPTIARAIFALLVTGFGVKAALMPMHSWLPDAMVAPTPVSGLLHAVAVVKSGVFGLARVILDVFGPETVESLGVGLPLAVVATATLLIASIIALGRDNLKRRLAYSTISQLSYIVLGLALLKESALIGGLLHIPAHAFMKLTLFFCAGAIHVETHTDDISDMAGIGRRMPLTMAAFAVASAGMAGIPLLAGFVSKWYIVIGAIEGGGWFFAGALLLSGVLNIGYFWPVVYQAYFESPDDHDEKPLLRGVFGGQTAVETDGGRPVEDVDDHADEPEPYETDHLGKYDEAHDHHGGPPEGGWTAAGWRGGESTWFMLGPILAAATGAVVLGIVPNTAVFLEIVTTVVENVGVMA is encoded by the coding sequence ATGATCGATCCTTCACTGCGACCGGTACTCGCCATTCTGGCGTCGTTGCTGGCGATTCCGCTGATCTTCGCCACGAGTAGCAGACGGAACCTCCGGGAGGGCGTGACGATCGCGGCCGCGCTGACGAAGTTCGGCCTGATCGCGAGTCTCGTCCCGAGCGTCATCTGGGGCGGCGAGACCTACGAGGCCTCGCTGTTTACCCTCGCCAGCGGCATCGAGCTGGCACTGGAAGTCGACGCGCTCGGCCTGCTCTTTGGCCTGCTGGCGAGTCTGCTGTGGATCGTCACGAGCTTCTACAGTATCGGCTACATGCGCGGCCTCGACGAGCACGCACAGACGCGGTACTTCGCCTCTTTCGCCGCCAGCCTCGCGGCCGCGGTGGGCGTGGCCTTCGCTTCGAACCTCCTGACGCTGTTCGTCTTCTACGAGCTGCTGACGGTCGCGACGTACCCGCTGGTCACCCACGACGAGACTGACGAGGCCCGCGCGGCCGGCCGCAAGTACCTCACCTACACCTTCGGGGGCGGCGTCGCGGTGCTCGCCGGGACGGTGCTGCTGTACGCGGCGACCGAAACGACCGCGTTCACGCCCGGCGGTATCGCCGAACTCGCGACGACCGACCCGACGATCGCTCGCGCCATCTTCGCGCTGCTGGTGACCGGATTCGGCGTCAAGGCCGCGCTGATGCCGATGCACTCCTGGCTGCCCGACGCGATGGTCGCGCCGACGCCGGTGTCGGGGCTGCTCCACGCCGTCGCCGTCGTCAAGAGCGGCGTCTTCGGGCTCGCGCGGGTGATCCTCGACGTGTTCGGCCCCGAGACCGTCGAGAGCCTGGGCGTCGGGCTCCCGCTGGCCGTCGTCGCGACGGCGACGCTCCTGATCGCGAGTATCATCGCGCTCGGCCGCGACAACCTGAAGCGCCGGCTCGCGTACTCGACGATCAGCCAGCTTTCCTACATCGTCCTCGGGCTCGCGTTGCTCAAGGAGAGCGCACTGATCGGGGGGCTCTTGCACATCCCCGCCCACGCGTTCATGAAACTCACGCTGTTTTTCTGTGCCGGCGCGATCCACGTCGAGACCCACACCGACGACATCTCCGACATGGCCGGGATCGGCCGGCGGATGCCCCTGACGATGGCCGCCTTCGCCGTCGCGAGCGCGGGGATGGCCGGCATCCCCCTGCTGGCCGGCTTCGTCAGCAAGTGGTACATCGTGATCGGCGCGATCGAGGGCGGCGGGTGGTTCTTCGCCGGGGCCCTGTTGCTCTCGGGCGTGCTCAACATCGGCTACTTCTGGCCGGTCGTCTACCAGGCGTACTTCGAGTCGCCCGACGATCACGACGAGAAGCCTCTCCTCAGGGGGGTCTTCGGCGGCCAGACCGCCGTCGAGACCGACGGGGGCCGTCCGGTCGAGGATGTCGACGACCACGCCGACGAGCCTGAGCCCTACGAGACCGATCACCTCGGCAAGTACGACGAAGCACACGACCACCACGGCGGGCCGCCCGAAGGTGGCTGGACCGCCGCCGGCTGGCGGGGCGGTGAGAGCACGTGGTTCATGCTCGGGCCGATCCTGGCGGCCGCCACGGGCGCGGTCGTGCTGGGGATCGTCCCCAACACCGCCGTCTTCCTGGAGATCGTCACCACCGTCGTCGAGAACGTGGGGGTGATGGCCTGA
- a CDS encoding Na(+)/H(+) antiporter subunit B: MSDAEQPGLYVESTVIMTTVRVVTPFILTFGLFIMFHGADSPGGGFQGGVIAGSVVMMLAFAYGIEATRDWLDSRLVVAIASFGVLTFAGIGLGSILLGGTFLEYHRYPIEKASKYGIELVELGIGGIVASVIIGLFFVIAAGFGHAIDGGDES; the protein is encoded by the coding sequence ATGAGCGACGCCGAACAGCCCGGTCTGTACGTCGAGAGTACGGTCATCATGACCACGGTGCGGGTCGTCACCCCCTTCATCCTCACCTTCGGCCTCTTCATCATGTTCCACGGGGCCGACTCGCCCGGCGGCGGGTTCCAGGGCGGCGTCATCGCGGGCTCGGTCGTGATGATGCTCGCGTTCGCCTACGGGATCGAGGCCACGCGGGACTGGCTCGACAGCCGTCTCGTCGTGGCGATCGCCTCGTTTGGCGTGCTCACGTTCGCCGGCATCGGCCTGGGATCGATCCTGCTCGGTGGCACGTTCCTCGAATACCACCGGTACCCCATCGAGAAGGCCAGCAAGTACGGCATCGAACTCGTCGAGCTGGGGATCGGCGGGATCGTCGCCAGCGTCATCATCGGCCTGTTTTTCGTGATCGCGGCCGGCTTCGGCCACGCGATCGACGGAGGTGACGAGTCGTGA
- a CDS encoding DUF4040 domain-containing protein: MPTTVELALLVFVLGCAVGAAVLRDVLASVIAFAAYSLGISIIWIVLQAPDVGLTEAAVGAGVMTILLLLALANTSRASEDRRFESISLRTAIVVVVFVAVMASTIPALPAIGGPDNPVVDGEVSQYYLDNAYDQTQVHNAVTAVLAGYRGLDTLGEAVVVFVAGVATLSVLRREDFA, encoded by the coding sequence GTGCCGACGACAGTTGAACTCGCCTTGCTCGTGTTCGTCCTGGGCTGTGCAGTCGGGGCGGCGGTGCTGCGTGACGTGCTGGCCTCGGTGATCGCCTTCGCGGCCTACAGCCTCGGGATCTCGATCATCTGGATCGTCCTGCAAGCACCCGACGTCGGCCTGACCGAGGCCGCGGTCGGGGCCGGCGTCATGACGATCCTGCTGCTGCTGGCGCTGGCCAACACCTCCCGTGCCAGCGAGGATCGTCGCTTCGAGTCGATCAGCCTCCGGACGGCGATCGTCGTCGTCGTCTTCGTCGCTGTCATGGCCTCGACGATCCCGGCGCTCCCGGCCATCGGTGGCCCGGACAATCCGGTCGTCGACGGCGAGGTGAGCCAGTACTACCTCGACAACGCCTACGACCAGACACAGGTCCACAACGCCGTGACCGCGGTGCTCGCGGGCTATCGTGGACTGGACACGCTCGGCGAGGCCGTCGTGGTCTTCGTCGCGGGCGTGGCGACACTGTCGGTGCTCCGACGGGAGGACTTCGCATGA